From the Leptospira sp. WS60.C2 genome, one window contains:
- the rplP gene encoding 50S ribosomal protein L16 has protein sequence MLAPKRVKFRKRQRGRLKGKDERGSYVAFGEFGLKAISSGRITARQIEAARITINRQVKRGGKLWIRIFPHLPITKKPAETRMGKGKGNPEFWIAEIRPGRVLFEMAGVDEDTARKALHLAAFKLPVETSFVKRNVL, from the coding sequence ATGTTAGCACCTAAACGAGTAAAATTTAGAAAACGCCAAAGAGGGCGCTTAAAAGGTAAGGACGAACGAGGTTCTTACGTTGCGTTCGGAGAATTTGGTTTAAAAGCCATCTCCTCTGGTCGTATCACTGCGCGCCAAATTGAGGCAGCAAGGATCACAATCAACCGCCAAGTCAAACGAGGTGGGAAATTATGGATCAGGATCTTCCCTCATTTACCAATCACTAAAAAACCTGCCGAAACTCGTATGGGTAAAGGTAAAGGTAACCCTGAGTTCTGGATTGCTGAAATCCGACCAGGACGAGTTCTTTTTGAAATGGCTGGTGTTGATGAAGACACAGCAAGAAAAGCACTCCATCTAGCAGCGTTTAAACTGCCAGTAGAAACTTCATTTGTTAAGAGGAACGTTCTATGA
- the rpsC gene encoding 30S ribosomal protein S3, giving the protein MGQKVNPIGLRIGITRNWDSVWFSKQDYIKNLHEDIKIRRFLQKKFKNASVVKIVIERFPEKINVNLHTSKPGMVIGQKGQNIEAVKQELKKYADKPIGMNIIEVKKPEIIAQAIAETVALQIEQRMPFRRVMKAELRRAMRGGVEGVKIQISGRLNGADMARTEKYMEGRVPLHTLRAKIDFGFKEALTTFGQIGVKVWTYTGDYFPTKEESDEDKYAVKRRTS; this is encoded by the coding sequence ATGGGTCAGAAAGTAAATCCAATCGGACTACGAATCGGAATCACACGTAACTGGGATTCGGTTTGGTTTTCCAAACAAGATTACATCAAAAATCTTCACGAAGATATCAAGATCCGTAGATTCCTTCAGAAGAAATTTAAAAATGCATCCGTTGTGAAAATCGTGATCGAACGATTCCCTGAAAAGATCAACGTGAACCTCCATACTTCTAAACCAGGTATGGTGATTGGTCAAAAAGGCCAAAACATCGAAGCGGTGAAACAAGAGCTTAAAAAATACGCTGATAAACCGATCGGAATGAACATCATCGAAGTGAAAAAACCTGAAATCATCGCACAAGCGATTGCGGAAACGGTTGCCCTTCAAATCGAACAAAGGATGCCTTTCCGTCGCGTCATGAAAGCGGAACTTCGACGTGCCATGCGCGGTGGAGTGGAAGGTGTCAAAATCCAAATCTCCGGACGATTGAATGGTGCGGATATGGCAAGAACTGAGAAGTATATGGAAGGACGAGTGCCTCTACATACTCTTCGTGCCAAAATTGATTTTGGATTCAAAGAAGCTCTCACGACTTTCGGACAAATTGGTGTGAAAGTATGGACTTATACAGGTGATTACTTCCCAACCAAGGAAGAATCCGATGAAGATAAATACGCTGTAAAACGTAGAACGAGTTAA
- the rplV gene encoding 50S ribosomal protein L22, whose product MEAKAVGKHLRISARKARLVADEVRGYDYKEAIDILRFTNKAASSMIINLLNSAVANAIQMNESLDPSSLYVKKIYVDDGPIMKRFRPRARGRASRIRKRLSHITVVVSEIEKKVS is encoded by the coding sequence ATGGAAGCAAAAGCAGTAGGAAAACACCTCAGAATTTCTGCCAGAAAAGCTCGCCTGGTTGCTGATGAAGTTCGTGGATACGATTACAAAGAAGCGATTGATATCTTACGTTTTACAAACAAAGCGGCAAGTTCAATGATCATAAACCTTCTTAACTCTGCGGTGGCAAATGCCATTCAGATGAACGAAAGTTTAGATCCAAGCTCACTTTATGTTAAAAAAATCTATGTGGATGACGGCCCAATCATGAAACGTTTTCGCCCAAGAGCACGTGGACGTGCGTCTCGGATTCGTAAACGCCTAAGCCATATCACTGTTGTTGTATCTGAAATCGAAAAGAAGGTTAGCTAA
- the rpsS gene encoding 30S ribosomal protein S19 encodes MARSLKKGPFIDDHLMKKITKLNSEGKKTPFKSWSRRSTIYPDMIGHTVMIHNGKAFVPVYVNENMIGHKLGEFAPTRTFKGHGGDKKVAKK; translated from the coding sequence ATGGCTAGAAGCTTAAAAAAAGGTCCGTTCATCGACGACCACCTCATGAAAAAAATTACCAAGTTAAACTCTGAAGGGAAAAAAACTCCCTTCAAGTCTTGGTCCAGAAGAAGTACCATTTATCCAGATATGATTGGTCATACAGTCATGATTCATAATGGCAAAGCGTTTGTTCCTGTTTATGTGAATGAAAACATGATTGGACACAAACTCGGTGAATTTGCTCCCACTAGAACCTTCAAAGGTCATGGTGGAGACAAAAAAGTAGCGAAGAAATAG
- the rplB gene encoding 50S ribosomal protein L2, translated as MGIRKLKPTTQSSRYYSVLDFKEITEVVPYKPLTANFSYKAGRDNKGRIAVRRKGGRNKRKFRIIDFKRNKFGIPATVKTIEYDPNRSAFIALVCYADGEYRYILAPNGLKVGDKIESGPNAEIKLGNTLPLDKIPAGTNVHNIELHIGKGGQIARTAGGFAVISAKDGDYVSLKLPSSEIRKVRKECLATVGELSNKDHNLVIIGKAGRNRWLGKRPKVRGVVMNPVDHPLGGGEGRTSGGRHPVTPWGKPTKGFKTRKTRPSDRFIVQRRKKNRNR; from the coding sequence ATGGGAATTAGAAAACTTAAACCCACAACACAGTCTAGCCGGTATTATTCGGTATTAGATTTCAAAGAAATCACAGAGGTGGTTCCTTATAAACCTCTCACTGCCAATTTTTCTTACAAAGCTGGTCGTGACAATAAGGGACGTATCGCTGTTAGACGCAAAGGTGGACGTAACAAAAGAAAGTTTCGTATCATCGATTTCAAACGAAATAAATTTGGAATCCCTGCAACAGTAAAAACAATTGAATACGATCCAAACCGTTCGGCCTTCATTGCTCTTGTCTGTTATGCAGATGGAGAATACAGATACATTCTAGCTCCTAACGGCCTAAAGGTTGGGGATAAAATTGAGTCTGGTCCAAATGCAGAGATTAAACTAGGAAATACACTTCCTTTGGATAAAATCCCTGCGGGAACAAATGTTCACAACATCGAGCTCCACATTGGAAAAGGTGGTCAGATTGCAAGAACAGCAGGTGGTTTTGCTGTGATCTCTGCAAAAGATGGTGATTACGTATCCCTCAAACTACCTTCTTCGGAAATACGTAAAGTGCGTAAAGAGTGTTTGGCGACTGTTGGAGAACTTTCCAACAAAGACCACAACTTAGTGATCATAGGAAAAGCCGGTCGTAACCGTTGGTTAGGAAAGAGACCGAAGGTAAGAGGGGTCGTTATGAACCCTGTGGACCACCCACTCGGTGGTGGTGAAGGTAGAACTTCCGGAGGTCGTCACCCAGTGACTCCTTGGGGTAAACCTACGAAAGGATTTAAAACACGTAAGACTAGACCGTCTGACCGTTTTATTGTCCAAAGACGTAAGAAAAACAGGAATAGGTAG
- a CDS encoding 50S ribosomal protein L23, producing the protein MNLENVILSPVVTEKSQDLQSIGERMGKRTVKYTFKVHPDANKTLIKQALKQMYNVVPTAVNVAVYRGKMKRFRNMPSPRPHYKKAVVTFADGANLDFAKV; encoded by the coding sequence GTGAACCTAGAGAATGTAATCTTATCACCAGTTGTTACTGAAAAGTCGCAAGACCTTCAATCAATTGGAGAACGTATGGGAAAAAGAACTGTCAAGTATACGTTCAAAGTCCACCCGGATGCGAACAAAACTTTGATCAAACAAGCCCTGAAACAAATGTATAACGTTGTTCCAACTGCTGTAAACGTAGCCGTTTATCGTGGGAAAATGAAACGTTTTAGAAACATGCCGTCCCCAAGACCTCACTACAAAAAAGCCGTAGTGACGTTTGCTGACGGAGCAAATTTGGATTTTGCTAAGGTTTAA
- the rplD gene encoding 50S ribosomal protein L4: MKARKYNKEGVFVSEVELPAELFATGISLGAIYDAVKAENANNRQGTHSTKDRSEVRGGGIKPWAQKGTGRARQGSIRAPHFVGGGIIHGPKPRDYSSNLSRSVKKKAVLSILNKKAEENRIAIIEDVEPSSYSTKSIYKILKNMDIAEKGNVGFVVAGENQFLKRSTRNIENLKYVNSKRVVCRDILYNNNLVISESALKELQAQYSKKG; the protein is encoded by the coding sequence ATGAAAGCGCGTAAATACAATAAAGAAGGCGTATTCGTAAGCGAAGTTGAACTTCCGGCAGAATTATTTGCTACCGGCATTTCGCTTGGAGCCATCTATGATGCGGTTAAAGCTGAAAATGCGAACAACAGACAAGGAACACATTCTACCAAGGATCGTTCCGAAGTTCGCGGTGGGGGAATCAAACCTTGGGCTCAAAAAGGAACTGGTCGTGCAAGACAAGGATCCATCAGAGCTCCTCATTTCGTTGGTGGTGGTATCATTCATGGACCAAAACCAAGAGATTATTCCTCTAACTTGTCACGCAGCGTAAAGAAAAAGGCTGTTCTCTCCATCCTAAACAAAAAGGCAGAAGAAAACAGAATCGCGATCATAGAAGACGTAGAACCTTCTTCTTACTCTACAAAGTCCATCTACAAAATTTTGAAGAACATGGACATTGCAGAGAAGGGTAACGTGGGATTTGTAGTAGCTGGTGAAAACCAATTTCTAAAAAGATCCACTCGCAATATAGAGAACCTCAAATATGTGAACAGCAAACGAGTCGTTTGCCGAGACATCCTCTATAATAACAATTTAGTAATCTCTGAAAGCGCTTTAAAAGAGCTTCAGGCTCAGTATTCTAAGAAAGGATAA
- the rplC gene encoding 50S ribosomal protein L3: MAKGLIGEKLGMAHIFNNDGKMVTVTVLRVGPCFVSQVKTAANDGYEAVQLAYGDAKEKHLTKAELGHIKKANIASPKKTLVEFKGFEGVAVGSEVKLADVFALDDTVKVTGTSKGKGTQGVVKRHGFAGGPAGHGSRFQRHPGSIGSNTTPGRVFKGLKMGGRMGSDQTTVRNLKVVKIDADANLVFVSGPVPGKERGIVTIEKIG, from the coding sequence ATGGCGAAAGGTTTAATCGGCGAAAAATTGGGCATGGCCCACATATTCAATAACGACGGTAAAATGGTAACTGTTACTGTTTTACGCGTGGGTCCTTGTTTTGTGTCCCAGGTAAAAACTGCAGCTAACGACGGCTATGAAGCGGTTCAGTTAGCTTACGGTGATGCTAAAGAAAAACACTTAACAAAGGCCGAGTTGGGACATATTAAAAAAGCGAACATCGCTTCTCCTAAAAAAACTTTGGTTGAGTTCAAAGGTTTCGAAGGCGTGGCAGTGGGTTCAGAAGTGAAACTCGCAGATGTATTTGCTTTGGATGATACTGTGAAAGTGACCGGAACTTCTAAGGGTAAGGGAACACAAGGGGTTGTAAAACGCCATGGGTTTGCTGGTGGTCCTGCTGGGCACGGTTCTCGTTTCCAAAGACACCCAGGTTCGATTGGATCGAACACAACTCCTGGACGCGTGTTCAAGGGTTTGAAAATGGGTGGAAGAATGGGTTCGGATCAGACAACGGTTCGCAACCTGAAAGTTGTAAAAATTGATGCAGATGCTAATTTAGTATTTGTATCCGGGCCAGTTCCAGGAAAGGAACGCGGTATCGTTACGATAGAAAAAATCGGATAG
- the rpsJ gene encoding 30S ribosomal protein S10: MAGQRIRVKLKAFDHRLIDQSTFEIVATAKRTGATVSGPIPLPTKKEIYTVLRSPHVNKKAREQFEMRTHKRLIDILNTNEDTVEALMKLQLPAGVSVDIKS, translated from the coding sequence ATGGCTGGACAAAGAATTCGCGTTAAGTTAAAAGCTTTCGATCATCGGTTGATTGACCAATCAACCTTTGAAATCGTTGCAACTGCGAAAAGGACTGGAGCTACTGTCTCCGGTCCTATCCCACTTCCAACGAAAAAAGAAATCTACACGGTATTACGTTCTCCGCACGTGAATAAAAAAGCTAGAGAACAATTTGAAATGAGAACTCACAAGAGACTCATCGATATTTTAAATACGAATGAAGATACGGTAGAAGCCCTAATGAAGCTTCAACTCCCTGCTGGAGTTTCCGTAGATATTAAATCCTAA
- the tuf gene encoding elongation factor Tu has product MAKEKFDRSKPHLNIGTIGHVDHGKTTLTAAITTTLAKAIGGKNKAVAYDQIDNAPEEKARGITIATSHQEYETPNRHYAHVDCPGHADYVKNMITGAAQMDAAILVVSATDGAMPQTKEHILLARQVGVPYIVVYLNKADMLAADEREDMIEMVKEEIKDLLNKYNFPGDKTPFISGSALKALEGEDSDLGMKSILKLMEAVDTYVPNPTRVVDKPFLMPVEDVFSITGRGTVATGRVEQGVLKINDEIEIVGIRDTSKSVVTGIEMFRKLLDQAEAGDNIGALLRGTKKEDIERGQVLAKPGTITPHRKFKAEVYVLTKDEGGRHTPFFNNYRPQFYFRTTDITGVCNLPGGMEMVMPGDNVTMSIELIHPIAMDQGLKFAIREGGRTIGSGVVAEIVE; this is encoded by the coding sequence ATGGCTAAAGAAAAATTTGACCGCTCAAAACCACACTTAAACATCGGAACTATTGGTCACGTTGACCACGGTAAAACTACGCTAACAGCGGCTATCACTACAACACTTGCAAAAGCGATTGGTGGTAAGAACAAAGCTGTTGCTTATGACCAAATCGACAACGCGCCAGAAGAAAAGGCTCGTGGGATCACTATTGCAACCTCTCACCAGGAATATGAAACTCCTAACCGTCACTATGCACACGTAGATTGTCCAGGTCACGCGGACTATGTTAAAAACATGATTACTGGTGCTGCTCAGATGGACGCTGCGATTCTCGTAGTATCTGCAACTGACGGTGCTATGCCACAAACAAAAGAACACATCCTTCTTGCTCGCCAAGTTGGTGTTCCTTACATCGTTGTTTATCTCAACAAAGCAGATATGCTCGCTGCTGACGAAAGAGAAGACATGATTGAGATGGTAAAAGAGGAAATCAAAGACCTTCTTAACAAATACAACTTTCCAGGTGATAAAACACCTTTCATCTCTGGATCTGCATTAAAAGCGCTAGAAGGTGAAGATTCTGACTTAGGAATGAAATCCATTCTTAAACTTATGGAAGCTGTTGATACTTACGTTCCAAACCCTACACGTGTAGTTGATAAACCTTTCTTAATGCCAGTAGAGGACGTATTCTCAATCACTGGTCGTGGAACTGTTGCAACTGGTCGTGTTGAGCAAGGAGTTCTTAAGATCAACGACGAGATCGAAATCGTTGGTATCCGTGATACATCTAAATCAGTTGTTACTGGTATTGAGATGTTCCGTAAACTTCTCGATCAAGCGGAAGCAGGGGACAACATTGGTGCTCTTCTTCGCGGAACGAAAAAAGAAGACATCGAAAGAGGTCAAGTTCTTGCGAAACCAGGTACCATTACTCCACACAGAAAGTTTAAAGCGGAAGTTTACGTTCTTACGAAAGACGAAGGTGGACGTCACACTCCATTCTTTAATAACTACCGTCCACAATTCTACTTCAGAACTACTGACATCACTGGTGTTTGTAACTTACCTGGTGGAATGGAAATGGTTATGCCAGGTGATAACGTTACGATGTCAATCGAACTTATTCACCCAATTGCTATGGACCAAGGTTTGAAGTTCGCGATCCGTGAAGGTGGAAGAACGATTGGTTCTGGTGTTGTTGCGGAGATCGTTGAGTAA
- a CDS encoding elongation factor G-like protein, which produces MIYRTVGIFAHIDSGKTTLTERILFESGRISAIGTIEDGNTESDQLPEEIERGISIRTTFHTVPWNTKFGDFEIQLIDTPGHIDFRNQVTDLLPAMETAIVILEAGTGVQSQARLVIEELRKANIPIVFFINKLDRFGDEYLDTLVSLEEILKQPPVTLFQKRQSGGWEYFLESEDSFSKQTKEELLSFDDELLLRYWNDESSATELPSLALRQGTEKTKLYPVYGGSAKTGEGVRELLNLVLWTNPKEIQLSSEVPLIVLSRRTDPQIGRYAVVYSVTNLSVSEICQRLEALQKKQETTHLSQVGQSSFSSFLTNPISFLSSDSESPETTLTKGKLYYLVADERIRMEPGQSVSIPGLSTLDLKNQISEKTPSPFSVVLEPEISSEKEFWLCRLRELEWEDPGYQLELREETGQIVLFGRGELHLEIGIRRITGKTEKKLMFSSINIAKIELLKKMSHKVALEHRAFEDQKSSGALIAVLEDTADFSKQIAFEVSLPEEVKHSIETSFMEACLRGFYGEEVCGLRFRILSYEIPPGDLQTTLTLLKVAILAGVKECFPSNTYLVGPLTEIEVMVDADHLGVVLSDLSRRNAKVVSIEEAVAGKSHLKANASAENLLGFSGALRNMTKGIGISWERTAFTSEFYAVLKE; this is translated from the coding sequence ATGATTTACCGAACCGTAGGAATTTTTGCACACATAGATTCTGGAAAAACAACTCTCACCGAACGAATCTTATTCGAATCAGGTAGAATTTCCGCGATTGGGACAATTGAAGATGGGAATACCGAATCGGACCAACTTCCTGAAGAAATTGAACGAGGAATTTCGATTCGAACTACCTTTCACACGGTTCCATGGAATACAAAGTTCGGTGACTTTGAAATCCAACTCATCGATACTCCTGGTCATATTGATTTTCGCAACCAAGTAACGGACTTACTTCCAGCAATGGAAACGGCGATCGTCATTTTAGAAGCAGGGACTGGTGTACAATCCCAGGCAAGGCTTGTGATTGAAGAGTTACGGAAAGCAAATATTCCCATTGTTTTTTTCATCAATAAACTCGATCGATTTGGAGACGAATACTTAGACACACTTGTTTCTTTGGAAGAGATTTTAAAACAACCACCAGTGACGTTATTCCAAAAAAGACAAAGTGGCGGATGGGAATATTTTTTAGAATCAGAAGATTCATTTTCCAAACAAACAAAGGAAGAACTGCTTTCTTTCGATGATGAACTTTTGCTGCGATATTGGAACGATGAAAGCTCTGCGACAGAACTACCATCTCTCGCGTTACGACAGGGAACGGAGAAAACAAAACTGTATCCAGTTTACGGTGGTTCAGCCAAAACGGGAGAAGGAGTTCGGGAACTTTTAAACCTCGTTCTATGGACAAACCCTAAGGAAATCCAACTGTCATCCGAGGTTCCCTTAATTGTGCTCTCCCGGAGAACTGACCCACAGATCGGACGTTATGCGGTGGTTTATTCCGTTACAAACCTTTCTGTTTCTGAAATCTGTCAGAGGTTGGAAGCATTACAAAAAAAGCAAGAAACGACCCATCTCTCTCAAGTAGGGCAAAGTAGTTTCTCTTCTTTTCTGACAAATCCAATTTCCTTCCTGTCTTCTGATTCAGAATCACCTGAAACAACACTCACTAAGGGCAAATTATACTACCTAGTGGCAGATGAGAGGATCCGTATGGAACCTGGTCAATCGGTCTCGATCCCTGGTCTTTCTACCTTAGATTTGAAAAACCAAATTTCGGAAAAAACACCGAGTCCTTTTTCCGTCGTCTTGGAACCTGAGATCAGTTCCGAAAAAGAATTCTGGTTATGTCGCTTACGGGAGCTGGAATGGGAGGACCCAGGTTATCAATTGGAACTTCGGGAAGAAACAGGACAAATTGTCCTTTTTGGGAGAGGGGAGCTCCATTTGGAAATTGGGATCCGGCGCATTACCGGAAAAACAGAAAAAAAACTGATGTTTAGTTCGATAAACATTGCCAAAATAGAGCTTCTCAAAAAAATGTCTCATAAGGTTGCCCTAGAGCATCGTGCCTTTGAAGACCAAAAGTCAAGCGGCGCGCTCATCGCAGTCCTGGAAGATACTGCCGATTTTTCGAAGCAAATTGCCTTCGAGGTAAGTCTTCCGGAAGAAGTAAAACATTCGATAGAAACGTCCTTTATGGAAGCTTGCTTGCGCGGCTTTTATGGTGAGGAAGTTTGTGGCCTTCGGTTTCGTATTCTCTCATATGAGATACCTCCCGGGGATTTACAAACCACACTGACACTTCTCAAAGTAGCAATACTGGCAGGAGTCAAGGAATGTTTTCCGTCAAACACATATTTGGTTGGTCCCCTCACTGAGATCGAAGTGATGGTAGACGCAGACCACTTAGGTGTAGTTCTTTCTGATCTAAGTCGCAGAAACGCTAAGGTGGTATCCATCGAAGAAGCTGTGGCAGGGAAGAGTCACTTAAAAGCCAATGCATCGGCAGAAAACCTGCTTGGCTTTTCAGGGGCTCTTAGAAACATGACCAAAGGGATTGGCATTTCTTGGGAAAGGACTGCTTTTACCTCTGAATTTTATGCAGTTCTAAAGGAGTAA
- the rpsG gene encoding 30S ribosomal protein S7, translating to MSRRRGKVEPRHIEGDPKYNDKVISKFINCLMVDGKKSVAEAVFYDALEVIAKKTGQDPYQVFQEALENAKPQVEVKSRRVGGVTYQVPIEVRPERRLALGIRWLIRYSRDRNEKSMKNKLAAEFMEAQKGTGSAIKKKEDIRKMADANKAFSHYRW from the coding sequence ATGTCTAGAAGAAGAGGAAAAGTTGAACCGCGCCACATCGAAGGCGATCCAAAATACAACGACAAAGTGATTTCTAAATTTATCAACTGCCTAATGGTAGATGGTAAAAAAAGTGTCGCGGAAGCAGTGTTTTACGATGCATTAGAAGTGATTGCAAAGAAAACAGGACAAGATCCATACCAAGTATTCCAAGAAGCATTGGAAAATGCAAAACCGCAAGTAGAAGTAAAATCCCGCCGTGTGGGTGGGGTAACATACCAAGTTCCCATCGAAGTTCGTCCCGAAAGACGTTTGGCTCTCGGAATCAGATGGCTCATTCGTTACAGCCGTGACAGAAACGAAAAGTCAATGAAAAACAAATTGGCTGCAGAGTTCATGGAAGCACAAAAAGGAACAGGTTCTGCGATTAAGAAAAAAGAAGACATCAGAAAGATGGCAGATGCCAACAAGGCATTCTCTCACTACCGCTGGTAA
- the rpsL gene encoding 30S ribosomal protein S12 has translation MPTINQLIRIGREDQKKRTKSPALKACPQRRGVCTRVMTFTPKKPNSALRKVARVRLTTGIEVTAYIPGEGHNLQEHNVVLIRGGRVKDLPGVRYHIIRGTLDTLGVDKRRKGRSKYGAKRPKA, from the coding sequence ATGCCTACAATTAACCAGCTCATCCGCATCGGAAGAGAAGACCAAAAGAAAAGAACTAAATCTCCCGCTCTAAAAGCATGCCCACAAAGACGTGGAGTTTGCACAAGAGTGATGACTTTCACTCCTAAAAAACCAAACTCCGCTCTTCGTAAAGTAGCAAGGGTTCGTTTGACAACGGGAATTGAAGTCACAGCTTATATCCCTGGCGAAGGCCACAACCTCCAAGAGCACAACGTGGTTCTGATCCGTGGGGGAAGGGTAAAAGACTTACCAGGGGTTCGTTATCATATCATTCGTGGAACACTGGATACACTCGGTGTGGACAAACGTCGCAAAGGACGTTCTAAATACGGCGCAAAGCGTCCTAAAGCGTAA